The window TCTAACGAGTTTTTTTTGTTGCCCCAAATaattatctggctaataatggggGCCTCAAAGAAAAGAAATAGGCCCGTGTGGGGGCCTCAAGGGGAAAAAAATAGGCTGGTGTGTTTGAAATGCCAGGGCCAATTTATTGTCGCAGTCCGCCCCTGATTGTAAGTAGTTTTTGTCTGGGTCCTATTACCCAGTAACTGATGGTTTTAATGATGAGCCCATTTCTCTCTAATAGGAAGGTGTCTTTCTGGAACAACACATACTGCGACATGATCAACGGCACAGGTACAGTCACTCAAATACCCAGGCAGCAGACAACTTGCATTGCATCACTGTCTTGTTGAATTACATTTTACTCTATCATCACACAACCGAAACATTTCAAATGCGTAAGAAATTAATTAAGAACACTGGAGAATCATTACTAAGTCATCTTATACTCCCGTGGTTAATATATTAAATTCGATGTTCTTTACCATTGTTCTGActaacttgtattttcatcagaTGGCTCGTCATTCTCTCCCTTCCTGGACAAGAAGAAGCCTCTGTACTTCTTCTCCCCTGACATCAGCAGGTGGAGTGATCTGTTCTTCATTTACCTATTGGGGTGGATAGTAATGTTCAGATCTCATGTAGACTGTGGTGTTATGGTAAACAAAGACAAGTGGAGATGATAACTGATTTAGGTTTTGCAATGGCCCTAATTTGTAAAGCAACTTCTATCAGCTTTAATCCTGTTCACTGCCATCATACAGCCAATAGAAATGTACTACTTGTTTATCATACCCCTTAAAGTCTGGAAGGGACTTTTCACTATGTCCTTTGGCCTAATATTCACAGATACTGTAGTCAGATCTGGAGCCATATGCAATGAGCATCTCAGaatagtgctgatctaggatcctcCCTCCATGCAATCTTATTCATTAATCTAAAAGGCTGAACTGATCccaaatcagcactcctactctgagaagctTTATACATACATTAGGGCCCCTGATCTTTTATTCCCATCCTCACTTTTGAAGATGCCTTTCTAATCATGACCACAAGAGGTCAGGGCACGGCAAAAACAAAGAGCCTTGTCTCCTAAAAGCACTGTTCTTCAATGTCTTCAGGTCTGTGTCAGCTGAGTATGAGAGGAGCCTGGACCTGAAGGGGATCGAGGTGTACCGGTTCAAACTGCCCCCGCTCACCCTAGCCTCCCCTGCAGTCAACCCAGACAACCAGTGCTTCTGCACGGACCCCGTGGTCACTAAGAACTGCACATTGGCCGGAGTCCTGGACATCAGCTCCTCTCGTGGTGAGGGACACGGGCTCCTGCACTGCTGGACATCAGCAGATAAAAATCATATTATGATCTAATGATCTATTAGCACTGTATGAATGGCACAGAAGTCTAATAAATTCATATTTTAGTCAtgttagcagacactcttatccagagagacttacaggagcaCTAATAGCAACTAGCAATTACTGCAGTTCCGTTGGACTATAAGCAAgtcccagagtttttcctggtcagggaCAATTGTGGGTTCTACACATACTATATGcatgtactgtgtacagtaccaCGTGTCCATCTTTGATATTCTCAACCAGGACAACCAGTCTACATCTCCCTGCCTCACTTCCTGCATGGTAGTCCATATCTGATTGAAGATGTGGAGGGCCTTGGTCCTAGTGAGGAGCATCACGTCACGTTCCTGGATGTGGAACCGGTGAGAGCCCTGTGTCCATTCACCTTTCACCTCTGACCTCTAGGACATGTCAAATGAACTTCCCAACTATGCAGTCATCTGTGAATATGCTAACGCTCCCAAAAAAGTCTTAGCACGCATGGTATTCTTGTGCTGTTCTCTCAATAAGCGACATCCTTTTGCTCTCGCATCTATTTAGATTTTGACAGATCATGATTGTCTGTTGCTGGCGTGAACAGTACAGTAGGCCTAACTGTTGTGGGAATAAATGTGTCTGATTTggtgtttgtttgtttctgtcaGACAACAGGGTTCAGTCTGAGGTTCGCCAAGAGACTACAGGTAAACATGATGTACGGCCCCTCCAAGATCATCACGTAGGTTTAATGTCTTGGTCTATTATTTTCCCGTACTTTACTATTGTATATACAGCCACTCATCCAAGgatatctctctctcattacatATTCTCCAGGGTGTTAAAGAAAGTGAAGGACTACACCATACTCCCTATAGTTTGGCTAAACGAGGTAAGTCATTTGAGctgtacttaaaaaaaaattcacctttatttaaccaggtaggctagttgagaacaagttctcatttgtaaCTGCGCCCTGGCCAAGaaaaagcatagcaattcgacacatacaacaacacagagttacacatggaataaacaaaacatagtcaataatacagtagaacaaaagaaaacaaaaagtctatatacagtgagtgcaaatgaggtgaggtaagataagggagttaaggcaataaataggccatggtggcgaagtaattacaatatagcaattaaacactggaatggtagatgtgcagaagatgaatgtgcaagtagatatactggggtgcaaaggagcaagataaataaataaatacagtatggggatgaggtaggtagatagatgggctgtttacagatgggctatgtacaggtgcagtgatctgtgagctgctctgacagctggtgcttaaagctagtgatggAGATATAAGTCTTACTGCTGCCTGGTCTTACTTCTAAAGCTTTAACTTGCCTTTGTTATTGCATATTTCCAAAGTATTTCCTGAGTATATAACCTCTCGTTTCTGTACATGCTATACCTCAACGACTGTCTGTTTCTACAGACGGCATCCCTGGATGACGAGACAGCGGACAGGTTTAAGAAGGAGCTGTTATCTCGTGTTGACATGCTGGAGACGGTGCAGTTCACGCTGATAGGCTTAGGGTCAGCAGCCTTTGTGCTCTGCATAGTGGCACATTGTTTGGTAAGCAGAAACAACAGCAAGCTTGTGTGAGAGGGACAATGCTGCTGTACAACAGAGGAACAGCGGGGGTACAAGGATGTCAGTGTGCTGTAACTTGTCACCTTAATATCACGCACGTTCTTAATATCAGTGTTATTTACAATGGGAAAATTCTTGCTCTTTTATATAGCGAGGATATATTGTAGACATTGTGTGAGTTAGAACTTACTTTTTTTGTACAAATTCTTATAAACTGTTCTTTCATGTTATTGTAATTTGATTTGCACACACGTCCCTGCTAGATTTTGGTCAGGGATCTTGAAAGCTAGAATATACAGCGGTTGAAATTGCTATGACCTTAATGTAGCGGACATTCATGACtccaataaaaataaatcaaGCTGATTCAAATGTATTCAACTTAATCTCATCTCACGCTGAAGTTGAGCCATGAATATCAATGGAGGCAGGAACGGGAAGGAAGTGAAGGTATTTTTTTATGATACCCTGCTTCTCAAGGGGTCTTAAGTAGGGTTATAACACGGTATGAGTCTAGCAAAACTGGCCCTCATCCCCATGGGAAGTAACCAGCTTAGGTTCTCTCATTGCTGGAACAAACCGCTCTTTTGTACATTTGAAGCCAAATTATTCAGTTTCCCTTTCACCTCATGTGGCCCGTAAATCAAAATGAGAGTGAAAACACCCCCATACGGATGATTATTCTGTGGTTTCTGCATGGCACTCGGGTTTGTTTGGTGAGAAAGCACTGATTTTGCCCTGCAGGAAACCTCTCTTAGTTTTAGGGGGTGTTAAATGACCATTTGCCAATTCCCGGGGCTCTTTGATACTTCTGTCTACTCTAGAGAGTACAGTAACAGTGGAAAGTGAGATTGAAGGAGACATCTTTACTTGCCTTAGCGCTCCTCAGCTCTCTCGCCTTCTCTGCACCAGTGCACTCTGTAAGGAAGCCATTTTCTTTATAAGCCATATTTTCTAAGATGTGTTTGAAAATTAATATTAAATACTGAATATGAATCTACAAACGGAAACTAACCAATATGTAATGCTAGTTATAACAGCAGCTACTGATATCTTCATTTAAATATTCTGAAGGAAAGTAGGCcaatttgtaaaatatttaaactTGTGGGTACCTAATAAATCACATTGTAAATCTATTCAGCTATCACTTGGAGTCATTACATTGTTTCTCAGAATTCTTACCCATTTCCCATATCCACCCCATTTGCATGGGCAGCTTCTTCCTACCCATAATTGCCGTgttcacgtgctagtcggaactaggaaacttaCATTTTCGACTTGCTAAatggttgtagttattatacacGTGCCgcgttcaaccagttagcaagatGGAAATTTCAGAGTTCCGACTAGCACATGAACACGGCAAATATCTAGCCAATAGAACAGTAATGTGATTGTTTTCAGTCATCATACAAtttcatcagtggaggctgctgaggggaggatggctcataatactgtctggaatggagtaaaaaaaatggcatggaaacaatgtgtttgatgtatttgataccattccacctattctgctccagtcattaccacaagcccgtcctccccaattaaggtgccaccaacctcagaTGAATTTCATacattcaataaatctatgtaattCCTAAGCGTGACTGTAACCGGTGAAAGTGTATCACATCTGAAGAGATAAGTGAAATATGGGGACTTACTGCTCATTGGAATGATCCTGCTGTTCCTCTCCTGTCATATTCATCTATGACTACTTACAACCAAAATGTATGAAATTCAAAGTACTTTCTAAATGCATTTATTCAGGCTGTCATGACGTTAATAAATAGAAATACACCAGTTTTACGATAACATGGAAATGACATTGAACATCACTATGACGACACTTCTTTGTTAAAAGTTTGAATTGTTCTCAAAACTTAAATGAGTCGTCAGTCTAGAGATTTATGTTAAGGAAAAGCCAGACcttcaaaaaatattttgtcaAAATGAAAATAGTATCTCTACGATTTGCAGATACGGTCGAGAATATTTGATGAAATATGTTAAATTATATACACTAGGGTCACATTCAAAAGCGCCGATCCACAAAAACTGGACACAATGACATAAGTTACAATGATGAAAATATAGGATGAAAAACACTCTGTACACATACCAACCATGAATACATCTACACAGACTATACTTCTGAGACAAACAGGAAAGAGCTATTCACACTTTATAAACAGAGTGCACCAATCTGACCATCTCACAAACTGTGAATTAAATGCATTATTCAAAATGATTCGAATGATATTCAAGTGAAATGGTCTTCATGATTCTTTTTGATCGTGCATGTCTGTCTTGCTGTACGTGAAATTAAAACTCAGTAAGGAGATTAAATATATCTCATCAAATCATGGATCAAGAAAATGCAAACCCCAAAATCAGAAGTGTATACATGCATGTACCTGAATACAAAAGCTAGGATGTGCGTGACTGCTATACTCCATCGGTATAAAACCAATCCTGCGATGTATTGCAAATAGCCACAAAGTTTAGATGGATTTTATATACATTAACATGCTTATGTGCTGACAACACAGTATCATACACTATCAAAGAGATAATGGAAAGATACTTGTACAGTATGGCACAATGTCCCGTACCATTTAAGAACATAAATATTccaagtaatgtgaataaatacaGGAAAGAAGACAGAATGTAAGGATGCTGTGACCTAACATTTTACATGACCTTTGTCCTATTAAACGTGATGTTTAGAAAATGACTAAGGTAGGGTGGTCTTGCCTGTGTTCCTGTAATAAATTGAGCAGAATCCCTCCCAACAAAGGTTCTTTGCTCACACAGCGCTACATGTTCTAGTGTAACAGTACTGTCCATATGGGTGGCAGCTGAGCTGGAGGTGTACTTTGGCCTAGCCACTATGTTTTCATTTCCAAGgctggaatattttttattgggACCACTTAGTATGGACAATATGCCCTTTGTATAGACAGTGCTGCCATTTTATCTGGTGTTAGGAGGGATAGAGTTCCTCCATAGAGACAGAGCTACAACGTGTACATAGAAACGGGTCATACAATGATGGATTTGTTTTGATCTTGGTGATAGCCCTGTCGTTTTGTCAAATGTAAAACTGTAACAGGTGGTAGTTGTAAACAGTGTTCATATGGATGAATATGATATGAATATGAGTCAATGTACAGTTGCAGAGCAGAGTGTAAACAGCTAGGGTGCTCCCTATAAAACATCCTTCTTGGATATGCAAATTAATATGCCAATGATTTCCCTACTCAAATCACAATCGTCACCATCTGTAACTCCAGGTTTGTTCTCCATGGACCAGACATCCATTCATATTAAGCCATTACATGCTGCCTGATACATTTCCCCATTCTATAAATGTCTATACTGCAATATACTACATTACTGCTATCAGACCATTGCCTACTGTATAGCGTGACTACAGTATACATGTGTGGCAAGTATTATCATACAACTACGTGAGCAGCAGTGAATGCAGTAAGTCATCCTGTGTATGTAGCCTAAGACACCTGAACCTGATGCCTAAATCCACACATCTCCATGTGTCCTGATCCAGGGTCAGGGATTACACCTCTGTCTAAATGGCGAGTGTGACAGGATGTGAGGTGTGTATGTATATCACAGTAATCTGGTCAGCGTACCTCATGCATATAAGACTACAGACAGCCCCAGGCAGGGTGAGTCCCACTTCCTCCTTGTAAACCTATAGTAGCTAGAGCTGGGGAAGCATTCAGTTCAGGTCCATTACCTCTGGGCAGGGTGGGAGCtcgggggttgtgtgtgtggccaggtgtgtgtgttcatgtataCCCCCCTCTCCACAGCCCTATTAAAAC of the Salvelinus alpinus chromosome 37, SLU_Salpinus.1, whole genome shotgun sequence genome contains:
- the LOC139565763 gene encoding platelet glycoprotein 4-like codes for the protein MGCCNKLCGLKAGIGAGIAVAILGIILIPVGNNIIRETVTKESVIEPGTTAWDNWVSADAPVYRQFWLFDVQNPLDVVENGSKPKLVEKGPYTYKTRYLPKENITANPESHTISFLLPAGAIFEPSMSVGSEEDSVTSLNLAVAGGYKLFPPWALEAAIKLNNVSLFQRRTVREILWGYKDPILKGTLGLFFPYNGTYDGPYSVFTGKDDISKVSIIDSWQGEKKVSFWNNTYCDMINGTDGSSFSPFLDKKKPLYFFSPDISRSVSAEYERSLDLKGIEVYRFKLPPLTLASPAVNPDNQCFCTDPVVTKNCTLAGVLDISSSRGQPVYISLPHFLHGSPYLIEDVEGLGPSEEHHVTFLDVEPTTGFSLRFAKRLQVNMMYGPSKIITVLKKVKDYTILPIVWLNETASLDDETADRFKKELLSRVDMLETVQFTLIGLGSAAFVLCIVAHCLVSRNNSKLV